In the Streptomyces formicae genome, one interval contains:
- a CDS encoding glycosyltransferase family 2 protein, with amino-acid sequence MNAKSEVQPPAVSVIMPVLNEERHLREAVHAILQQEYAGEMEVVVALGPSTDRTDEIAAELVRETASNTNARVHTVPNPTGRTPAALNAAIKASRHPIVVRVDGHAALSPGYITTAVRLLEETGAMNVGGIMHAEGQNDWEHAVAAAMTSKIGVGNAAFHTGGEAQQAETVYLGVFRREALERQGGYNEEFIRAQDWELNFRIREAGGLIWFSPELKVSYRPRPSVKALAKQYKDYGRWRHVVARYHEGSINLRYLAPPTAVCAIAAGIVVGAALTPWGFVVPAGYLAAIAAGSVPAGKGLPLKARLRIPVALATMHMSWGWGFLTSPRSLAKKVIASRRPAVLGETQEV; translated from the coding sequence ATGAACGCGAAGTCTGAGGTGCAGCCTCCCGCCGTATCGGTGATCATGCCCGTCCTCAACGAGGAGCGGCACCTGCGCGAGGCGGTGCACGCGATCCTGCAGCAGGAGTACGCGGGCGAGATGGAGGTCGTCGTCGCGCTCGGCCCCTCCACCGACCGCACCGACGAGATCGCCGCCGAGCTGGTCCGCGAGACGGCGTCGAACACGAACGCCCGGGTGCACACGGTCCCCAACCCGACAGGCCGCACGCCCGCGGCGCTGAACGCCGCGATCAAGGCGTCCCGCCACCCGATCGTGGTGCGCGTGGACGGCCACGCCGCGCTCTCCCCCGGCTACATCACGACCGCCGTCCGCCTCCTGGAGGAGACCGGCGCGATGAACGTCGGCGGCATCATGCACGCCGAGGGCCAGAACGACTGGGAGCACGCGGTCGCCGCTGCCATGACCTCGAAGATCGGCGTGGGCAACGCCGCCTTCCACACCGGAGGCGAGGCCCAGCAGGCCGAGACGGTCTACCTCGGCGTCTTCCGCCGCGAGGCCCTGGAGCGGCAGGGCGGCTACAACGAGGAGTTCATCCGCGCCCAGGACTGGGAGCTGAACTTCCGCATCCGCGAGGCCGGCGGCCTGATCTGGTTCTCGCCCGAGCTGAAGGTCTCCTACCGCCCGCGCCCGAGCGTGAAGGCCCTCGCCAAGCAGTACAAGGACTACGGCCGCTGGCGCCACGTCGTCGCCCGCTACCACGAGGGCTCCATCAACCTGCGCTACCTCGCGCCGCCGACCGCCGTCTGCGCGATCGCCGCGGGCATCGTGGTGGGCGCGGCCCTCACGCCGTGGGGCTTCGTGGTCCCCGCCGGCTACCTCGCGGCCATCGCCGCCGGATCCGTCCCCGCGGGCAAGGGCCTGCCGCTCAAGGCCAGGCTGCGGATCCCGGTGGCCCTCGCGACCATGCACATGTCGTGGGGCTGGGGCTTTTTGACCAGCCCGCGCTCGCTGGCCAAGAAGGTCATCGCCTCGCGCCGCCCGGCCGTCCTCGGGGAGACCCAGGAGGTCTGA
- a CDS encoding LCP family protein — MGQKSVREEGARQRAPHASDHGWDGGESEGEERPGEPPDGDGEPSQGSARHRHRRGGGGGGRTPRRKRGVLRWSAAVLAVLIIGTAGAGYLYYQHLNNSLQTDDLNLGEHRAPAPTPNAAGQTPMNILLIGSDARDSKANQKLGGAKETFGAPPLADVQMLLHLSADRSNMSVVSMPRDTLLQIPKCTDPDDGKVYPQTGPKYMTNESLGHGGPGCTVATWEKLTKIHIDHFMMVDFAGVVSMADAIGGVPVCVDKNIHSRTSQGKGSGLKLKKGTTEVKGEQALQWLRTRYGFEGGTDISRAKAQHMYMNALVRKLRENTGLTSPNQLRKLAEKAVDALKVDDGLGSIKKLYDLGNELKKVPAERTTMTTMPFDYAGERVVPKPGDAEQLFRLVRDDIPLDGKGKKKKPAKEKLSDDPAAADDKIAIQVQNGTRTDALAPVPGRASTVAQLLSGKGFAKAAPDTTTSLAEKRTVVRFPSAELEGDAQRVAKSLGLPLSSVKKSTDVSGVTLVVGADWREGDVPPKPKKKDDKTPDSADALSGSDKKACMKVDPNYTW, encoded by the coding sequence ATGGGACAGAAGAGCGTGCGTGAGGAGGGGGCGCGACAACGCGCCCCGCACGCAAGTGATCACGGCTGGGACGGAGGCGAGTCCGAGGGCGAGGAGCGCCCCGGGGAGCCCCCGGACGGCGACGGCGAACCCTCGCAGGGCTCGGCCCGCCACCGGCACCGGCGCGGTGGGGGCGGCGGAGGGCGCACGCCGCGGCGCAAGCGGGGGGTGCTCCGCTGGTCGGCGGCGGTCCTCGCCGTACTGATAATCGGCACGGCCGGCGCCGGATACCTGTACTACCAGCACCTGAACAACAGCCTGCAGACCGACGACCTGAACCTGGGCGAGCACAGGGCCCCGGCCCCCACGCCCAACGCGGCGGGTCAGACTCCGATGAACATCCTGCTCATCGGCTCGGACGCGCGCGACTCCAAGGCGAACCAGAAGCTCGGCGGCGCCAAGGAGACCTTCGGCGCACCGCCGCTCGCCGACGTCCAGATGCTGCTCCACCTGTCGGCCGACCGCAGCAACATGTCCGTGGTCAGCATGCCGCGCGACACCCTGCTGCAGATCCCCAAGTGCACCGACCCGGACGACGGCAAGGTCTATCCGCAGACCGGCCCGAAGTACATGACGAACGAGTCGCTGGGCCACGGCGGCCCCGGCTGCACCGTCGCCACCTGGGAGAAGCTCACCAAGATCCACATCGACCACTTCATGATGGTCGACTTCGCGGGTGTGGTCTCCATGGCGGACGCCATCGGCGGCGTACCGGTCTGCGTGGACAAGAACATCCACTCGCGCACCAGCCAGGGCAAGGGCTCGGGCCTGAAGCTGAAGAAGGGCACCACGGAGGTCAAGGGCGAGCAGGCCCTGCAGTGGCTGCGCACCCGCTACGGCTTCGAGGGCGGCACCGACATCAGCCGCGCCAAGGCCCAGCACATGTACATGAACGCGCTGGTCCGCAAGCTCCGCGAGAACACCGGCCTGACCAGCCCCAACCAGCTGCGCAAGCTCGCCGAGAAGGCGGTGGACGCGCTGAAGGTCGACGACGGTCTCGGCAGCATCAAGAAGCTCTACGACCTGGGCAACGAGCTCAAGAAGGTCCCCGCGGAGCGCACGACGATGACGACCATGCCGTTCGACTACGCCGGTGAACGCGTCGTTCCCAAGCCCGGCGACGCCGAGCAGCTCTTCCGCCTCGTCCGCGACGACATCCCGCTGGACGGCAAGGGCAAGAAGAAGAAGCCCGCGAAGGAGAAGCTCTCGGACGACCCCGCGGCCGCGGACGACAAGATCGCGATCCAGGTCCAGAACGGCACGCGCACCGACGCGCTCGCCCCGGTCCCCGGCCGCGCCAGCACGGTGGCGCAGCTCCTTTCGGGCAAGGGCTTCGCGAAGGCCGCCCCTGACACGACGACGTCGCTCGCCGAGAAGCGGACGGTCGTACGCTTCCCGAGCGCCGAACTGGAGGGCGATGCCCAGCGGGTCGCCAAGTCCCTCGGTCTGCCGCTGAGTTCGGTGAAGAAGTCGACGGACGTCTCCGGGGTGACGCTGGTCGTCGGCGCCGACTGGCGCGAGGGTGACGTACCACCCAAGCCGAAGAAGAAGGACGACAAGACGCCGGACTCGGCGGACGCGCTGAGCGGCTCCGACAAGAAGGCGTGCATGAAGGTGGACCCGAACTACACCTGGTAG